One window of Paenibacillus sp. FSL K6-3182 genomic DNA carries:
- a CDS encoding alpha/beta fold hydrolase, with translation MHAINRRKNDLLAYRPSVTMDVEELNQYWENVLNSYAERPLDVRRQTVETPITTVRTERLTFKGGDDTPIHGLYIVPQQGLIGAKLPCVVIFQGYTGDKGLPERYAAWLLLGYAVFAVDARGQGGETGNLLTSDEGFVKGWVSQGITNTERSYYQAITMDAVRAVDTAALQDEVDESRIAVVGASQGGGLSLLAAALNSKVSAVVADIPNMCHMDFGLMNSTSSLTEIAQYIKRYPDRLNAVLSTLAHFDLLNLAERIKAPVLMSVGWKDTVCMPETIYAVYNRIRSLKQLNDYPFSGHEVSEYQNRESILFLQEALKNGLKPSIDAIEQQDQN, from the coding sequence ATGCATGCAATAAATAGAAGGAAAAATGATTTATTAGCTTATCGGCCATCCGTAACGATGGATGTTGAAGAGTTAAATCAATACTGGGAAAATGTATTAAACAGCTATGCAGAGAGGCCGCTTGATGTGAGGAGACAAACGGTTGAAACTCCAATCACAACGGTGAGAACGGAGCGTTTAACTTTTAAAGGCGGAGATGATACGCCTATTCACGGGTTATACATCGTGCCTCAGCAAGGATTAATCGGTGCGAAGCTGCCTTGTGTCGTTATTTTTCAGGGTTATACAGGCGACAAGGGACTACCAGAGCGTTATGCTGCATGGCTGCTGCTGGGTTATGCCGTCTTTGCAGTTGATGCTAGAGGGCAAGGTGGCGAAACAGGCAACTTGTTAACCTCTGATGAAGGTTTCGTCAAAGGCTGGGTTTCACAGGGAATAACGAATACCGAGCGCAGCTACTACCAGGCGATTACAATGGATGCGGTTAGAGCGGTGGATACAGCTGCCCTACAGGATGAGGTGGACGAGTCGCGGATTGCGGTTGTTGGCGCTAGTCAGGGGGGCGGATTGTCATTGCTTGCTGCAGCGCTGAACTCCAAGGTAAGCGCGGTCGTTGCCGATATTCCGAACATGTGCCATATGGATTTTGGCCTAATGAATTCGACGAGCTCGCTTACGGAAATTGCTCAGTACATTAAAAGGTATCCTGATCGGCTCAACGCAGTGTTGTCTACGCTAGCTCATTTTGACCTGTTGAATTTGGCTGAACGCATTAAGGCGCCTGTGTTGATGTCGGTTGGCTGGAAAGATACCGTGTGTATGCCAGAGACCATCTACGCCGTATACAATCGGATACGATCGCTTAAGCAGCTAAATGATTATCCATTTTCAGGTCATGAGGTAAGCGAATACCAGAACCGAGAATCGATTTTGTTTTTACAGGAAGCGCTGAAAAACGGCCTAAAGCCTTCAATTGATGCAATCGAGCAGCAAGATCAGAATTAA